A portion of the Paenibacillus hamazuiensis genome contains these proteins:
- a CDS encoding zinc-dependent alcohol dehydrogenase, giving the protein MKALVKTHPGPGNVELIDIPEPKIRPDVGVKIEVKYTGICGTDLHVYHDTFKNYPPVTLGHEFSGVVVEVGSAVQRVKPGDRVAVNPSTAVVCGSCEYCLQGYYMFCPIRRGMGHGVNGAFTKYVAVREDQVYPLPDHVSLEEAALAEPLACAVQAIEELTDLHAGDVVLLSGPGPIGMLCLQLLTAKGCRVIVAGTGQDRMRLRLALRLGASLAVDVTAEDLQAIVLRETGGLGVDAAVECAGAGASVVACLEAVRRLGKHIQVGIIGKDVTLPFDTVLYKQLQVVGTLAHSQKTWARVIKLLHQRKLALTETVTHRLPLSRWKEAFELCERKQGLKVFLSYDE; this is encoded by the coding sequence TTGAAGGCTCTCGTCAAAACTCACCCGGGACCCGGAAATGTCGAGCTGATCGATATTCCGGAGCCGAAAATCCGTCCGGACGTCGGCGTGAAAATCGAAGTGAAGTACACCGGCATTTGCGGCACCGATCTGCACGTTTACCACGATACGTTTAAAAATTACCCGCCCGTCACGCTTGGCCACGAGTTTTCCGGCGTCGTCGTCGAGGTCGGCAGTGCGGTGCAGCGCGTGAAGCCGGGCGACCGGGTTGCCGTCAACCCGTCGACGGCCGTCGTCTGCGGCAGCTGCGAATACTGTCTGCAAGGCTACTATATGTTCTGCCCGATCCGCCGCGGGATGGGACACGGCGTGAACGGCGCTTTCACCAAATATGTCGCCGTGCGCGAAGACCAGGTGTATCCGCTGCCGGATCACGTCTCGCTGGAGGAAGCGGCGCTCGCCGAACCGCTCGCCTGCGCGGTGCAAGCGATCGAGGAGCTGACCGACCTGCATGCCGGCGACGTCGTGCTGCTGTCGGGTCCCGGTCCGATCGGCATGCTCTGCCTGCAGCTGCTCACGGCCAAAGGCTGCCGCGTCATCGTCGCGGGCACCGGGCAGGACCGCATGCGCTTACGTTTGGCGCTGCGCCTCGGAGCCAGCCTCGCCGTCGACGTGACGGCCGAGGATTTGCAGGCGATCGTCCTCCGCGAAACGGGAGGACTCGGCGTGGACGCCGCCGTCGAATGTGCCGGCGCCGGCGCATCGGTGGTTGCTTGCCTTGAGGCCGTAAGGCGGCTCGGCAAGCACATCCAGGTCGGCATCATCGGCAAAGATGTGACGCTGCCTTTCGACACGGTGCTGTACAAGCAGCTCCAGGTCGTCGGCACGCTCGCGCATTCGCAGAAAACGTGGGCGCGCGTCATCAAGCTGCTGCACCAGCGGAAGCTGGCTTTGACGGAGACGGTCACGCACCGCCTGCCGCTCAGCAGGTGGAAGGAAGCGTTCGAGCTGTGCGAGAGGAAGCAAGGGCTGAAGGTGTTTTTGTCATACGACGAGTAA
- a CDS encoding GNAT family N-acetyltransferase, whose protein sequence is MPTARCAKPEELEALIALSDRTFRKPGQTSMGTAYAMLFSENNAENLLVMEEDGIPATLVGLLPMQLSVAGCAISAVGMGSVCTETAYRGRNFADTLVKMAIDQCRENDVHVLLISGNRSLYLRNDCMEVGSVRHFTLMPGEDWQGLAEQAGTVRPYDEERDVRAMLRLMEADQAYYRRSPEEMSLLIRSAAVMSNYSAEQHVLVHTADNGEMLGYIVVGLPAKGDSLTAEVVEYAGGDETVVRLLSEVAGHFKPERTNVPVMPHRHALAEKLASTGCAVKETTIPGTIRMIDFTGMWHALRPYMAGRIGEEAASRLECVDYANGNYRIRLGNETLTVDLRGATTLVFNGPQLTGQGELKRVLGELFPLPFVYTSNLNFV, encoded by the coding sequence ATGCCAACCGCACGCTGCGCCAAACCCGAAGAGCTGGAGGCGCTTATCGCTTTATCGGACCGCACGTTCCGCAAACCGGGACAAACCTCGATGGGAACGGCTTATGCGATGCTTTTTTCCGAGAATAATGCGGAGAACCTTCTTGTCATGGAAGAAGACGGCATACCGGCAACGCTCGTAGGGCTGCTGCCGATGCAGCTGTCCGTTGCAGGCTGCGCGATCTCCGCTGTCGGCATGGGCTCGGTCTGCACGGAGACGGCTTATCGCGGGCGAAATTTTGCCGATACGCTGGTGAAGATGGCGATCGATCAATGCCGGGAAAACGACGTACATGTGCTGCTCATATCGGGCAACCGCAGTCTGTACCTCAGAAACGACTGTATGGAGGTAGGCTCAGTCAGGCACTTCACGCTGATGCCTGGGGAAGACTGGCAAGGACTCGCCGAACAAGCGGGAACGGTCCGTCCATACGATGAAGAACGCGATGTTCGGGCTATGCTGCGGCTGATGGAAGCGGATCAGGCATACTACCGGCGTTCGCCGGAAGAGATGTCTTTATTGATCCGCAGCGCGGCCGTGATGAGCAACTACTCGGCGGAGCAGCATGTGCTGGTGCATACGGCGGACAACGGCGAGATGCTCGGCTACATCGTGGTCGGACTTCCGGCAAAGGGGGACTCCTTAACGGCTGAGGTCGTCGAATATGCAGGAGGAGACGAAACGGTTGTGCGCTTGCTGAGCGAGGTCGCGGGACACTTCAAACCGGAACGGACGAATGTCCCCGTCATGCCGCATCGGCATGCGTTGGCGGAGAAACTGGCCTCCACCGGCTGCGCGGTTAAGGAAACGACGATTCCGGGCACGATCCGCATGATTGACTTCACCGGTATGTGGCACGCTTTGCGACCCTATATGGCAGGACGTATCGGCGAAGAGGCGGCATCCCGTCTCGAATGTGTGGACTACGCAAACGGCAATTACCGGATCCGCTTGGGGAACGAGACGCTTACAGTCGACCTGAGAGGAGCGACGACGCTTGTTTTTAACGGTCCGCAGCTGACGGGGCAGGGGGAGCTTAAAAGAGTGTTGGGAGAGCTGTTTCCGCTGCCGTTTGTTTATACAAGCAATTTAAATTTTGTTTAA